The following proteins are encoded in a genomic region of Nocardioides conyzicola:
- the amaB gene encoding L-piperidine-6-carboxylate dehydrogenase, giving the protein MTTLPTQSELSALALDTARRCGVDVDALGGDVETRSPVNGQRVTSLGWRDAAYVDEAVGRAHEAFLAWRRVPAPARGALVKRFGELLAEHKDDLAVLVSIEAGKITSEARGEIQEMIDICDFAVGLSRQLYGRTMPSERPGHRLMETWHPLGVVGVVSAFNFPAAVWSWNTAVALVCGDPVVWKPSELTPLTSLACHAVLAQAIREHGAPEALSQVLLGGPEVGQALVDHPGVALLSATGSTRMGRLVGPRVAERFGRSLLELGGNNAAVVSGSADLDLAVRGIVFSAAGTAGQRCTTMRRVIAHTSVVDELTDRLASAYDRLPIGNPMADGTLVGPMINQRAYDAMEAAIAAATGDGGKVVAGGGRAFADVAPDAYYARPAIVRMDAQTDVVARETFAPLLYVLPYDDFAGAIELNNAVPQGLSSSVFTSDLAEAELFLSAEGSDCGIVNVNIGTSGAEIGGAFGGEKETGGGRESGSDAWRAYMRRATNTINFSGELPLAQGVDFTV; this is encoded by the coding sequence ATGACGACTCTCCCCACCCAGTCCGAGCTGTCCGCGCTGGCCCTCGACACCGCCCGTCGTTGCGGGGTCGACGTCGACGCGCTGGGCGGTGACGTCGAGACCCGGTCGCCGGTCAACGGCCAGCGGGTGACGTCGCTCGGTTGGAGGGATGCGGCGTACGTCGACGAGGCGGTCGGCCGGGCGCACGAGGCGTTCCTGGCCTGGCGCCGGGTGCCGGCGCCGGCCCGGGGTGCGCTGGTCAAGCGCTTCGGCGAGCTGCTGGCCGAGCACAAGGACGACCTCGCGGTCCTGGTCAGCATCGAGGCCGGCAAGATCACCTCCGAGGCGCGCGGCGAGATCCAGGAGATGATCGACATCTGCGACTTCGCCGTCGGGCTGTCGCGCCAGCTCTACGGCCGCACGATGCCCTCGGAGCGCCCCGGCCACCGGCTGATGGAGACCTGGCACCCGCTCGGTGTCGTCGGCGTCGTCTCCGCCTTCAACTTCCCGGCCGCCGTCTGGTCGTGGAACACCGCGGTCGCCCTCGTCTGCGGCGACCCGGTCGTCTGGAAGCCGTCCGAGCTGACCCCGCTGACCTCGCTCGCGTGCCACGCCGTGCTCGCCCAGGCGATCCGGGAGCACGGTGCCCCCGAGGCGCTGTCGCAGGTGCTCCTCGGCGGCCCCGAGGTCGGCCAGGCGCTCGTCGACCACCCGGGCGTGGCGCTGCTCAGTGCCACCGGCTCGACCCGGATGGGCCGCCTCGTCGGCCCGCGGGTCGCCGAGCGCTTCGGGCGCAGCCTCCTCGAGCTCGGCGGCAACAACGCGGCCGTCGTGTCCGGCAGCGCCGACCTCGACCTGGCCGTGCGCGGCATCGTCTTCTCCGCGGCCGGTACGGCGGGCCAGCGCTGCACCACGATGCGGCGCGTGATCGCCCACACCAGCGTCGTCGACGAGCTGACCGACCGGCTCGCCTCGGCGTACGACCGCCTGCCGATCGGCAACCCGATGGCCGACGGCACCCTCGTCGGCCCGATGATCAACCAGCGCGCGTACGACGCCATGGAGGCCGCCATCGCCGCGGCCACCGGCGACGGCGGCAAGGTCGTCGCCGGCGGCGGCCGGGCGTTCGCCGACGTCGCGCCCGACGCCTACTACGCACGGCCGGCGATCGTCCGGATGGACGCGCAGACCGACGTGGTCGCGCGGGAGACGTTCGCCCCGCTGCTCTACGTGCTGCCGTACGACGACTTCGCGGGCGCGATCGAGCTCAACAACGCCGTGCCGCAGGGGCTGTCATCGAGCGTCTTCACCTCCGACCTCGCCGAGGCCGAGCTCTTCCTGTCGGCCGAGGGCTCGGACTGCGGCATCGTCAACGTCAACATCGGCACCTCCGGCGCCGAGATCGGCGGCGCCTTCGGGGGCGAGAAGGAGACCGGCGGCGGGCGCGAGTCGGGGTCGGACGCGTGGCGGGCCTACATGCGCCGCGCGACCAACACGATCAACTTCTCCGGGGAGCTCCCGCTGGCCCAGGGGGTGGACTTCACGGTCTGA